One window from the genome of Crateriforma spongiae encodes:
- a CDS encoding BatD family protein, with the protein MIAIRVALVRRWPGFIAFAALAVMARPCFSQDSDARGESESVVVHVQTDAPEPKAWVGQRLPFFVKLKAPGPFVGAAGFSVPSIPRALIVKVGTPVVSSETGDDDQDWTVQTHEFALFSQATGTVSIPDIQVRFSCRSGYTGPVSDHVETSPGIDVQIQTPDNYDPDVFVVSTHRLEVNQSWEPPPGDIRQGDLIRRTIQQSADDVAAMALAPPILTAPDNVRVYPDDPAVDDDMQRGAFTGRRTDVITYVPRESGTVTFPAAKYVWWDPTKNQYDWTTLPAVTYNVAAVASATTGGDAVSDESSGGAFPRWWALGLMIAVVLLGCIAVLKRRTLKSRLQQFWSRLYPPDRVAVGRLRRACRNNDPVAAEAAWQQWQNSLPGPPTFTPALQSAVTDLHRHRYGNGDDATWDGTQLSRSVTEYLAATKDDAEGSVDALPPLNPV; encoded by the coding sequence GTGATTGCCATTCGTGTCGCTCTTGTTCGCCGTTGGCCCGGGTTCATTGCTTTCGCCGCACTGGCCGTGATGGCCAGACCGTGCTTTTCACAAGACTCGGATGCGAGAGGCGAATCCGAGTCGGTGGTCGTTCACGTGCAGACCGATGCACCGGAGCCGAAAGCATGGGTCGGTCAACGGCTGCCATTCTTTGTGAAGCTGAAGGCACCGGGGCCGTTCGTCGGCGCGGCCGGATTTTCGGTCCCCAGCATTCCGCGTGCGTTGATCGTCAAAGTGGGCACACCGGTGGTGTCATCGGAAACCGGAGACGACGACCAGGACTGGACGGTCCAGACCCATGAGTTCGCTTTGTTTTCCCAGGCAACAGGGACCGTATCGATTCCCGACATCCAGGTGCGATTCAGTTGCCGAAGCGGCTACACCGGACCGGTCAGCGATCATGTCGAAACATCGCCGGGGATCGACGTCCAGATTCAGACGCCGGACAATTACGACCCCGATGTCTTCGTCGTTTCCACCCATCGGTTGGAAGTCAATCAATCCTGGGAACCACCGCCGGGCGACATTCGACAAGGCGATCTGATTCGTCGAACGATTCAACAGAGTGCCGATGACGTCGCTGCGATGGCCTTGGCACCGCCGATCTTGACCGCCCCGGATAACGTTCGCGTGTACCCGGACGATCCAGCAGTGGACGATGACATGCAGCGCGGCGCCTTCACCGGCCGTCGCACCGATGTGATCACTTATGTGCCACGCGAAAGCGGCACGGTCACGTTTCCTGCGGCCAAGTACGTTTGGTGGGACCCGACAAAGAATCAGTACGACTGGACGACTTTACCGGCGGTCACCTACAACGTCGCAGCCGTCGCGAGTGCCACGACCGGTGGCGACGCTGTCAGCGATGAATCGTCCGGCGGTGCGTTCCCACGTTGGTGGGCCTTGGGCCTGATGATCGCGGTGGTCTTGCTTGGCTGCATCGCCGTATTGAAGCGACGGACACTGAAAAGCCGCCTGCAACAGTTTTGGTCACGGCTGTATCCGCCGGATCGCGTGGCGGTCGGACGCCTGCGGCGTGCCTGCCGCAACAACGATCCGGTGGCCGCCGAAGCCGCCTGGCAGCAATGGCAAAACAGTCTGCCTGGTCCGCCGACTTTCACACCCGCATTGCAATCGGCGGTGACCGACCTGCATCGTCATCGTTATGGAAACGGTGACGATGCGACATGGGATGGTACCCAACTTAGCCGCTCGGTGACCGAATACTTGGCCGCAACCAAAGACGACGCCGAAGGCTCGGTTGATGCGTTGCCACCGCTGAATCCGGTCTAG
- a CDS encoding efflux RND transporter permease subunit: MKFPHFFIDRPIFASVLSFLILLVGGITYFSLPVSQYPDVAPPTIVVRASYPGATPEVIANTVATPIEQEMNGVDDMLYMESSSSADGTMQLTVTFKLGTDLDDAQVLVQNRVAIAEARLPETVRQIGVTTRKQIPDMLMVVHLTSPDESRDNLYISNFAFLRVRDALMRLDGVGDIRIAGGNEYAMRVWLDIEKMTHVDLTAGDVLDAIRQQNVQVAAGVIGQPPTDGTGAFQLNVTTQGRLKDTDEFGKIIVKRGEDGRVTRLSDVARIELGAQDYSRLSYLDGKPAIAVLVYQRPGTNAVDTAAEVLKTMDGLSKDFPEGVEYRVAYNPTQYVEDSISEVFQTLFITTILVVLTVFVFLHHFRPTIIPVVAIPISLVGTFAAMQVLGVTLNTLSLFGLVLAIGIVVDDAIVVVENVERLIREGMSPREAAHRAMDEVGSALIATTLVLIAVFVPTIFIPSISGQFYQQFALTISISTAISTFVSLTLTPALCALLLKPKAESPRPRKTRIGRWFSAVVSAPARWFNATFDVASNAYAAIVSRLVRTAFVSLVLYGGLLIATGYSFSLVPSGFIPQQDQGYLIVSINLPDGASLARTDKITQQVAEIGKGIDGVAHAVGIVGLNGSTFTISPNAAVTFLPLKDSKERAERGRTAEAIATDMRKAVASINEAMIYIIPPPPVRGIGRGGGFKMYIQDQSGAGLEALEQVNQSMVADANVHPGLLQVFSNYRLGVPQIRAEVDRTKAQMLDIPIDNVFEALQVYLGSSYINDFNILGRTYRVTAQAEPEFRDDPADILRLRTRSARGATVSLGSVVEVERVVGPDRLVRFNLFPAADINGVTVPGFSTGQALTAMEDIAEAKLPPGFGYAWTEIAYQEKQAGNTIVYLFPLAVLFVFLTLAAQYESWLLPLAIILIVPLCLLFAVIGIWMRGMDNNILTQIGFIVLVGLACKNAILIVEFAKAEEDAGKDRFQAAVDACRMRLRPILMTAFSFILGVIPLLIATGAGFEMRRVLGTAVFSGMLGVTIFGLFLTPVFYVVLRRFARKPVAAEEEIPLSKAA, translated from the coding sequence ATGAAGTTTCCCCACTTCTTCATCGATCGGCCGATTTTTGCGTCGGTGCTTTCGTTTCTGATTCTGTTGGTCGGCGGCATCACGTATTTCTCGCTGCCGGTTTCGCAGTATCCCGACGTCGCACCGCCGACCATCGTCGTCCGCGCCAGCTATCCGGGGGCCACGCCGGAAGTCATCGCCAACACGGTCGCCACTCCGATCGAGCAGGAGATGAACGGCGTCGACGACATGCTGTACATGGAATCGTCGTCCAGCGCCGATGGAACCATGCAACTGACCGTCACGTTCAAGTTGGGTACCGACTTGGACGACGCGCAGGTGCTAGTACAAAACCGCGTGGCGATCGCCGAAGCACGTTTGCCGGAAACGGTGCGCCAAATCGGCGTGACGACGCGGAAACAGATCCCCGACATGCTGATGGTCGTCCACCTGACGTCGCCGGATGAAAGTCGCGACAACCTGTACATCAGCAACTTTGCGTTCTTGCGGGTTCGCGATGCGTTGATGCGTTTGGACGGTGTCGGTGACATTCGAATTGCCGGCGGCAATGAATATGCGATGCGGGTGTGGCTGGACATCGAAAAGATGACTCACGTCGACCTGACCGCCGGCGACGTGTTGGATGCGATTCGGCAACAGAACGTCCAAGTCGCCGCGGGCGTGATCGGCCAACCGCCGACCGACGGAACGGGCGCGTTTCAGTTGAATGTGACGACCCAGGGTCGTTTGAAAGACACCGATGAATTCGGCAAGATCATCGTCAAGCGAGGCGAAGACGGTCGTGTGACTCGTCTGAGCGATGTCGCCAGGATCGAATTGGGGGCCCAAGACTATTCGCGACTGAGCTACTTGGACGGAAAGCCGGCGATCGCGGTGTTGGTCTATCAGCGACCCGGCACCAACGCCGTCGACACGGCGGCGGAAGTCCTGAAGACGATGGATGGTCTTAGCAAAGACTTTCCCGAGGGCGTGGAATACCGTGTCGCGTACAACCCGACCCAATATGTCGAAGATTCGATCAGCGAAGTCTTTCAAACACTATTCATCACCACGATCCTGGTGGTGTTGACGGTCTTTGTGTTCCTGCACCATTTTCGCCCGACGATCATTCCGGTCGTCGCGATCCCGATTTCACTGGTCGGCACGTTCGCCGCCATGCAGGTGTTGGGCGTCACGCTGAACACGCTGTCATTGTTTGGCTTGGTGCTGGCCATCGGAATCGTCGTCGACGATGCGATCGTGGTGGTGGAGAACGTCGAACGTCTGATCCGCGAAGGCATGTCGCCTCGTGAAGCGGCCCACCGTGCGATGGACGAGGTGGGTTCCGCGTTGATTGCGACAACGCTGGTGTTGATCGCAGTGTTCGTGCCGACCATCTTCATCCCCAGCATCAGCGGCCAGTTTTATCAGCAGTTCGCTTTGACGATTTCCATCAGCACGGCCATCTCCACGTTCGTTTCGCTGACATTGACGCCGGCGCTGTGTGCGTTGTTGTTGAAGCCCAAGGCAGAATCCCCGCGACCGCGAAAGACTCGAATCGGCCGCTGGTTTTCGGCGGTGGTTTCGGCTCCGGCTCGCTGGTTCAACGCGACCTTTGATGTGGCCAGCAATGCATATGCAGCCATTGTTTCGCGTCTGGTCCGCACCGCTTTCGTTTCGCTGGTTTTGTACGGCGGCCTTTTGATTGCAACCGGCTACAGTTTCTCTCTGGTGCCGTCCGGGTTCATCCCGCAACAGGACCAAGGTTATCTGATCGTCAGCATCAACCTGCCCGACGGCGCGTCGCTGGCGCGGACGGACAAGATCACACAGCAGGTCGCGGAGATCGGCAAAGGCATCGACGGTGTTGCCCACGCGGTTGGTATCGTTGGGCTGAACGGATCAACCTTCACCATCAGCCCTAATGCCGCGGTAACGTTCCTGCCGTTGAAGGATTCAAAGGAAAGAGCCGAGCGTGGCCGCACTGCCGAAGCGATCGCTACAGACATGCGGAAGGCGGTTGCGTCGATCAATGAGGCAATGATCTACATCATTCCTCCGCCCCCGGTCCGTGGGATCGGTCGTGGCGGTGGATTCAAGATGTACATACAAGACCAAAGCGGCGCGGGTTTGGAAGCGCTGGAGCAGGTCAATCAATCCATGGTGGCCGACGCCAATGTGCATCCGGGCTTGCTGCAGGTGTTTTCAAACTATCGCTTGGGCGTTCCGCAAATCCGCGCCGAAGTCGATCGTACCAAAGCTCAGATGCTGGACATCCCGATCGACAACGTTTTCGAAGCATTGCAGGTCTACTTGGGATCGTCGTACATCAACGACTTCAATATCCTGGGGCGAACCTATCGTGTGACGGCACAAGCCGAACCAGAATTCCGCGACGATCCGGCCGACATCTTGCGGCTGCGCACCCGAAGCGCACGGGGCGCGACGGTTTCGCTGGGCTCGGTCGTCGAAGTCGAACGCGTGGTGGGCCCCGACCGTTTGGTCCGATTCAATCTGTTCCCCGCAGCCGACATCAACGGTGTGACCGTGCCTGGTTTTAGCACCGGACAAGCGTTGACCGCGATGGAAGACATCGCCGAAGCAAAGCTGCCGCCCGGATTCGGTTATGCGTGGACGGAAATTGCATACCAGGAAAAGCAGGCCGGAAACACGATCGTCTATCTGTTCCCGTTGGCGGTGCTGTTCGTCTTCCTGACACTGGCCGCTCAATACGAGAGTTGGCTATTGCCCTTGGCCATCATCCTGATCGTACCGTTGTGCTTGCTGTTCGCAGTGATCGGTATCTGGATGCGAGGGATGGACAACAACATCTTGACCCAGATTGGCTTCATCGTTCTGGTCGGACTGGCCTGTAAGAATGCGATTCTGATTGTGGAGTTTGCCAAGGCGGAAGAAGACGCCGGCAAAGACCGTTTCCAAGCCGCGGTGGATGCGTGTCGTATGCGGTTGCGTCCTATCCTGATGACGGCATTCTCGTTCATCTTGGGGGTGATCCCGCTGTTGATCGCCACCGGTGCCGGTTTTGAGATGCGGCGTGTCCTGGGCACGGCCGTCTTCAGCGGCATGCTGGGCGTGACAATCTTTGGATTGTTTCTGACGCCGGTGTTCTATGTGGTGCTGCGGCGGTTTGCACGAAAGCCCGTTGCCGCTGAAGAAGAAATCCCGCTTTCGAAGGCAGCTTAG